AAGGCGAGTTCGACGTTCGGCCGGTCGAGCTCGCGCACGAACCGCTTCAGCGCCGTCCCGTGGAGGGGTCTGCGGTCGGTGGTCTCGTTCACGGCAGGTTGACCGGTGTGCCTCCGATGTTCTCGAACCGGAAGAGCCGCTTCGCCCGGTCAGACAGCCCGTCATACGTGTCCTGCGGCATGGAGATCGGAGGGTAGTGCGTCTTCAGCCAATGCTTCGAGTAGATGAACGCCAGGTTCGGCCGAGCGTGGTCCGACGTGTTGGGCGTTCCGCGATGCCACATCCGCATGTCGCGGATGAGCAAGGAACCGGCGGGCATCAGGACACGCGCCGAGTGCATCAGCGGCGCCAGGGCAGCCATGTCGATGCCCGTCGGCATGAGGTGCGACCCACCGGGCCAGATTTCGACGGCTCCGTTCTCCACGGTGAAGTCCACCAACGGCACGTTCATGACGATGCTGTAGGTCGGCAACGGCTGGCAGTCCGTGAAGAGACCGTGGATATCCGAGTGGACACGCTGATAGTCCGATCCTGGCAGAGGTGTATCCGAGGCGAAGTAGTGGCACACGCAGTCTTGCCCAAGCAGCGCGTCGAGGACCTGGAGCGCCATCGGGTGTGTCGTGATGCGCGGGTCCGTGAAGGGCGCGATGAACGGAAGATGCATCTGGAACCGATTCGCGCCGCGATTGGGATCGGTTCGCGCGACGTACGCCTCGAATGACCGCATGAACGCCGCGTGGAGCTCCCGAACCAGCGCATCCGGCAGCATGCGCTCGAGCAGGACGTAGCCATTCATCCGAACAAGTTGCACGACGAGGCTCAGGCGCTCCTCGTCGAGCGATCCCCGGTCGCGTTCTGTTGGGGTCAACGTCACTTCGCGCTCCTTGTCGTCCTGGTGAACTGCCCTTGCAGGTGCTCACTGATTCAGTAGCCTCTTGCGTCGTGCAGTCAACGAAGATCGATGGGCATGGCTACCGCCGTCGGGGGAGCGCGTTTGAACGTCCCCACAGGTCGTTCAAGGCTTTGGCGTGCTTCTGCCAGCTCTGGCAGGCCTGAGGCACCGCGCTGGTATGAACCCACGGCTTATCCAAGCCCGTCAGGTGATCGTCGAGTACATGTGGCACGACGTCGACCTGAGCCGGGCCCTGAAGCAGACTGCCGTGGACAAAGCTTAGGACCTGGAAAAGCGGTTCCAGGCACTTCCATAGCTGATTCAGCCCTAGTCTCGACTGTGCACGCGTGAGGCTCTGGCGACTGAAGTTATCTGCC
This window of the Candidatus Poribacteria bacterium genome carries:
- a CDS encoding phytanoyl-CoA dioxygenase family protein, which codes for MTLTPTERDRGSLDEERLSLVVQLVRMNGYVLLERMLPDALVRELHAAFMRSFEAYVARTDPNRGANRFQMHLPFIAPFTDPRITTHPMALQVLDALLGQDCVCHYFASDTPLPGSDYQRVHSDIHGLFTDCQPLPTYSIVMNVPLVDFTVENGAVEIWPGGSHLMPTGIDMAALAPLMHSARVLMPAGSLLIRDMRMWHRGTPNTSDHARPNLAFIYSKHWLKTHYPPISMPQDTYDGLSDRAKRLFRFENIGGTPVNLP